One Methylomonas sp. LL1 DNA window includes the following coding sequences:
- a CDS encoding alpha-ketoglutarate-dependent dioxygenase AlkB family protein: MSGQANHVPFDGQLYWLRKFYPRDRADLYFQRLYQGLDWRQEQLHIYGRWLKVPRLMAWYGDPGAHYRYSGVNHIPQAWTAELLNLRADVEAVCGQAFNSVLANLYRDGRDSMGCHADDEKELGNNPLIASLSFGESRLLRFRHTKTGYKLDVELGHGDLLIMAGELQHHWRHELPKTRKTKLPRINLTFRRIV, encoded by the coding sequence ATGTCGGGGCAAGCGAATCATGTCCCGTTTGACGGCCAATTATATTGGCTGCGGAAGTTCTATCCGCGGGATCGGGCCGACCTTTATTTTCAACGGCTTTATCAAGGGCTGGATTGGCGCCAAGAGCAATTGCACATCTATGGCCGTTGGCTGAAAGTGCCGCGATTGATGGCCTGGTATGGCGATCCGGGCGCGCATTACCGCTATTCCGGTGTTAATCATATCCCGCAAGCCTGGACCGCGGAATTGCTGAATCTTAGGGCCGATGTCGAGGCCGTTTGCGGGCAAGCGTTCAATAGCGTGTTGGCCAATCTGTATCGCGATGGCCGGGACTCCATGGGCTGCCATGCCGACGATGAGAAAGAACTGGGCAACAATCCGCTGATCGCCTCGTTGAGTTTCGGCGAAAGCCGGCTGCTGCGTTTTCGCCACACAAAAACCGGATACAAACTGGATGTTGAATTGGGCCACGGTGACTTACTGATAATGGCCGGTGAACTGCAACATCATTGGCGCCACGAGTTGCCCAAAACCCGCAAAACTAAACTACCGCGTATCAATCTGACTTTTCGCCGTATTGTTTGA
- a CDS encoding putative transporter: MPHAILIISLVISTGLLLGRLAFAGIRLGIAGVLFSGLIFGHFNLTIHPEVMHFLREFGLILFVYAIGLQVGPSFVSSFFKYGLRLNGMAAGVVMLGALVTVAISEIGKIPMPVAVGLFSGATTNTPSLAAAQHVLSSMPDINGEIMKMPGLGYAVAYPFGIVGIILSMLLVKRLFNVNIAAEAEDFADHQQQQVDIPVWEDLVVENPNLNGLTIEQVPFFEGMGVVITRILHKGESEVVIASHDTRLLLGDTIRVVGKREQLQRLKIVIGPDAKINLHEIANNLRTKRLVVTNKSSINQAIGDLCVRYGVTISRIHRPDVEFTPTYAMHVHFGDELHVVGSQEALDNIEKALGNSLEELDHPQIMPIFLGITLGVLLGSWPFYLPGLPSALHLGMAGGPLLVAIMLSRVSNWGTMTWHLPKSSNIILKDIGIVLFLACVGLHSGDEFMKTLLQGDGFYWMACASLITVLPLLIVALIARLVNKLNYLSLCGLLAGSMTDPPALAFANNLSPSAAVSIAYATVYPLVMILRIIAAQLIIVLVNW; the protein is encoded by the coding sequence GTGCCTCACGCCATTTTGATTATCAGCTTGGTGATTTCGACCGGCTTGCTGCTGGGGCGGTTGGCGTTTGCCGGTATCAGACTCGGGATTGCCGGCGTGTTGTTTTCCGGGTTGATATTCGGCCACTTCAATCTGACTATCCACCCCGAAGTGATGCATTTTTTACGCGAATTCGGCTTGATTCTGTTCGTCTATGCGATCGGGCTGCAGGTCGGCCCCAGCTTTGTCAGTTCGTTTTTCAAATATGGTCTGCGCCTGAATGGGATGGCGGCCGGGGTCGTCATGTTGGGGGCGTTGGTTACCGTTGCAATCAGTGAGATTGGCAAGATACCGATGCCGGTGGCCGTGGGCTTGTTCTCCGGCGCCACCACCAACACTCCGTCCCTGGCCGCGGCCCAGCATGTGTTGAGCAGTATGCCGGACATCAATGGCGAAATCATGAAAATGCCGGGTCTGGGCTATGCGGTGGCTTATCCGTTCGGCATCGTCGGCATCATTTTGTCCATGCTGCTGGTTAAACGGCTGTTTAACGTCAACATTGCCGCCGAAGCCGAGGATTTTGCCGATCATCAACAGCAACAGGTGGACATTCCGGTTTGGGAAGACCTAGTGGTTGAAAACCCGAATCTGAACGGGCTGACCATCGAGCAAGTGCCGTTTTTCGAGGGCATGGGAGTGGTGATAACTCGGATTTTGCACAAGGGGGAATCCGAGGTCGTGATTGCTAGTCACGATACCCGATTATTGCTTGGGGATACGATTCGTGTGGTCGGCAAGCGCGAGCAATTGCAACGTTTGAAAATCGTGATCGGGCCGGATGCCAAGATCAATTTGCATGAAATCGCCAATAATTTGCGTACCAAGCGTCTGGTAGTCACCAACAAGTCTTCGATCAATCAGGCCATTGGCGATTTGTGCGTCCGCTATGGCGTTACCATTTCCCGCATTCATCGGCCGGATGTCGAATTTACCCCGACCTATGCCATGCATGTGCATTTTGGCGACGAGTTGCATGTGGTGGGCAGTCAGGAGGCGTTGGACAATATCGAGAAAGCCTTGGGAAACTCGCTGGAAGAACTCGATCATCCGCAAATCATGCCGATTTTTCTCGGCATCACCCTGGGGGTTTTGTTGGGCAGTTGGCCGTTTTATTTGCCGGGTTTACCGTCCGCTTTGCATCTGGGCATGGCCGGCGGGCCGTTGCTGGTGGCGATCATGCTCAGCCGGGTCAGCAACTGGGGCACCATGACCTGGCATTTGCCGAAAAGCTCCAATATCATCCTGAAGGATATCGGCATCGTGCTGTTTTTGGCGTGCGTCGGCTTGCATTCGGGCGACGAGTTTATGAAAACCCTGTTGCAGGGTGATGGTTTTTACTGGATGGCTTGCGCCTCCTTGATCACCGTGCTGCCCTTGCTGATCGTGGCGCTGATTGCCCGTTTGGTCAATAAACTCAATTATCTGTCCCTCTGCGGATTGTTGGCCGGCAGCATGACCGATCCGCCGGCGCTGGCCTTCGCCAATAACCTGAGCCCATCGGCGGCGGTATCGATCGCCTATGCCACCGTCTATCCGTTGGTGATGATACTCAGGATCATCGCCGCGCAACTGATCATCGTGCTGGTCAATTGGTAG